gagtaattaactgagaccgtGCCAGGTCTCTCTTGTTGGTGACATCCCAGAAGCCTCTCTGTCACAGAAGGAAGAGCTAGCAGCTGCTTTTTATTTCACTCGGTTGGATCATCTAGTTCTGTTCTTACTAGCCATGGTGCCTTCCTCCAGAAGGAGATTTTGCAACAGAAAAGGCTCTGCCACAGGAAAGCACTAGTAGAGCAGACCCATGAgatctagctagggttgccagcatccaggcggggcctgaagatctggaattgtagctgatctccagactacagagattggttcccctggagaaaattcagCACTGAAATTAACTCCAtaggacaggactttttttgtagcaggaactcctttgcacattaggccacacacacctctgatgtaaccaatcctccaagagcttatggggttctgattacagggcccactgtaagctcttggaggattggctacatcaggggtgtgtggcctaatatgcaaaggagttcctgctacaagaaaagccctgccctagggaggtggtgaggttcccctcactgacagtcttcaagcagtgactggacaaacacttgtcaggaatgctcCAGACTGATCCTGCGTTGAGCAGGGGGTCTTGAACTCGTCTATAACGTgatgggttcaaagcatgaggaagctcaggagatagtgaattcagctctttattcagtgattcagcatagcaaGGTAGAAACTGGACTCACTTGCAGGTCCaaaggccctgcttatatgcatgcaaataaccccacccaAAACCCCATCACACACAACTATTGGTTCACGGCTGGCCTAACGACCCCTGATTGGCCTCCTCCCAGAATCCAGGCGGCTATTGTGGTGGAGcgtcaagctcagccaagtcccTGTTTGATCCTAAGGCCAAGTTTCAGTCTCTATACATAACAATGTCCtttatggtcccttccaactctattctaATAGGCTGCTTCAGAGGCTGTGCAGTGTATCATTataccctccccaggttccacccctcaaatctccaggaacttcccaactcacagctggcaaccttagatccAACCTCATTGGATTCTGTGCTCTCTTGCAGGCTTGAAACAGCTCTACCAGGCTCAGCAGCTCTGCGATGTCACCTTGGAGGCGGAAGGAAAGAGCTTTCCTTGTCACCAGTGAGTTTATATGTTTATCTCCTGTATACGGGTAGAAAAATTTGCATGAgttaaactgagagccagtttggtgtagcagttaagagcagcaggaCTCCAgtccggagaactgggtttgattccccactcctcctccacgtgaagccagctgggtgacctcaggtcCAGTCACGattcctctcagagctctctcagccccacctacctcacagggtgtctgttatggggagaggaagggaaggcgattgtaagccgctctgagacttctttgggtagtgaaaggtagAGTTATAAAACCAAGTATTCTTCTTAATTCCAAAAATGTGGTCTAAACATGATCACAGCATTAAGTTCTATACCCCAGCCTATGCATGTTGGTATGGCTGTGTGCAACTTCCTTTATGTATACAAGCCTCTCCACGTGAGTGCTTTTTAGGGCTGCCATCCTCCAAGttggtcctggagatctcctggaattacagtttctCTCCAAACTATAAATATCTGCAGGTGACATCCCAcatggagaatatggctgctttggaaggtggcatccagggcttttctttttttttgtagcaggaactcctttgcatattgggccacacacccctgatgtggccaatcctccaagagcttacaggaggccctgtactaagagccctgtaagctctaggagaattggccgcatcaggggtgcgtggcccaatatgcaaaggagttcctgctacaaaaaaagctctggtggcatcgatggcattatgccctgctgaagtccctctcctctccaggctccaaatctcctggaatttcccagcccagaattGGCAACAGTGCTGCCTTTTCTGTTGGTTCAATATTTGCATCAATGCGTATGCACACTGGGTCAATAATCTGTTCAAATTAATGTGCATCGATCAGGGACGGAGCCTGGCACCATGTTCATTATAAGGACATAAgatcacgtaagaacataagaaaagccctgctggatcagaacagtggttaaaatgcttggggtggAAAAACATTGATGGAGGGGGTGGCGTGATAGACATTTACAAGCTTATGCATGGCACAGAGAAGgtagaagtccttttctccctttctcacaatacaagaactcgtgggcattcaatgaaattgctgagcagtcggattagaatggataaaaggaaggacttcttcacccaaagggtgattaacacatggaattcactgccacagaaggtggtggcggctactagcatagaggagattggataaacatatggagcagtgttccattagtggctattagccacaaggtattgatggaactctctgtctggggcagtgatgctctgtattcttggtgcttgggggtggggggcgcaacagtggaagggcttctagtgttctggcctcactggtggacctcctgatggcacctgggtttttgtccactgtgtgacacagagtgttggactggatgggccattggcctgatccaacatggcttctcttatgtccttatggtccataaagtccagcattctgtctcacacagcagccaaccagttgccatGCAGTGCCAACAAACAAGACAcggaggcagaggccttcccctgatgttgcctcctgactgtggtttactgcctctgaatgtgaagtcACCATGGGTAGTAGTCACCTTAGTCACCATGGGTAGTAGTCCCTGAAAGACCGATTCTCCATgattctgtctaatccccttttaaagctgactgtgcctgtggccatcattgcGGCAGCCTTATAACAGCAGAGTGGGAGAACCTGTAGGCTAACCCAGtctccttggaggaaagatggGAATACCACTGcaatccatcagtagctattagccacagcgtattgttggaactctctgtctggggcagttttgctctgtattcttggtgcttggcggggggggggcacagagagagggcttctagggtcctggccccactagtggaccttctgatagctcctgggttttttggccactgtgtgacagagtgttggactgcatgagccactggcctgatccaacatggcctctcttatgttcttatgttcagtcaaTAATATTATCCTTCTCCCTCTCAGACCTTTGATTTGAGGATTCTTCTTGTTAAATACAGGATGCTGTTAGCTTCGGTCAGCCCTTACTTCAGAGATATCTTCATACATTCCAATGGGCTCCAAATCAAGGAGTTCCAGCTCAAAGACATGGCCTCCTCCACTCTCCACACTCTTCTGAATTACCTCTACACAGAAGAGCTCTCCCTCACGCTAGAAACAGCCCAGGACCTCTTCACTGCAGCTGGAAAGCTCCAGATCCTCCCGCTGAAAGAAATAACTGGAAGGTAATGCCAGTGGTCCTCCTTAAGTCTGCGAGTTTCTCATAAGTGGCAATTCTGCTTTCAGCTTCCCAAACGTAAGAACTGGAATGTTTTTGGAACATTCCTAATGCTTCCAAATCCGTGGTCCTAATCATGGGTTTAGAGAGAATGATGGAATTAGAGATGCCAGATCCCCTTGTCACTCCAGTGGGGGGATATGGGGGGTGTCTGGgttgtccccagcatgatgacatcatccagaagtgatatcaAATTGAGGTCATtacacagtgatgctctggtatgagggcaaaactctgtggtaaaattgccctcaaactatagagttttgccctcaaatgAGAGCATCACTGTGCAATGTCCCCGATGTGACGATTATGTCACTTTATGGGTGATTTCACTATGTTGGGGACATCCTGTAGCAATGTGGCTGTTTGAAGGTGGGGTTTCCCTCACCGGCCAGCAGCGGGCAGAAGCCCCCGTAACACCCCCTGATGCTTTTCTTGGTGCCCACTAagtggttttagaaagtgggtgggacacGTTGGGGCTTTTGTCccacagggcttctgattggccagtcAAGATCTGATGGCCtatacagattaaaataatgttgcTTCAGTGGCCCCTCTCGCCTCAGTGtgggttttattctctctcatgcctctttttcccagtgtatttctaaaattaccCCTCTTTGTCCCTGCACTTGGGGGTCAGCTGGTTTATGATTTCACCGCCccccatcctgtgtcagaattctaaaggtacccacaggctcagaaagggtGGGCCCCCCTGAAAACACTGTCATGAAATAATGTTTGATCCTCTTCTCacatatataatttaaaaaaaaaaactggttcaTTAACACTAATAGTTTTTCTTGGTGGGCTCATTAACGTAGCACAATAAAACATTCATAATGTCAGTGCCATAAAATTGCaagaatgtatttctttttttaaaaaaaaatgaaagagcaTTAACAGCAAAGGGGGTGATAAAATCAGAAACCTAATGTCTAAACAAATTACATTTGTCTTTAAGGCAAGTGAAAAGTGACTTAGCTGCCATCTCAAGTAACCTATGGGGGTGTTTCATATTTGTGGTATCACCACGGAAAAGGCCTTGCCCTGAACAGTACATGATCTAGGGTCAGTCTTAGCCAATGGGCTACAGGGGTAGCTTCCCCAACTGCCCACAGCTCCGCCTCCTGAAAGGAGGAGGCAGGAAGTTCCTGCTGCCAGTTGTACTTGCCCAGGACttcttttgtaacaggaattcctttgcacattgggtaacacacccctgatgcagtcaatcctccaagagcttacagggctcttagtacagggtctactgtatgcTGCAGGAGGGGTgtgttcagacgtaccattagtggcaacacagTTCCGTcttgctgacggattaaatatgttcgtccagacatccacatctggcaatcgagtgtcatctggggtcatcccggcttgctgcagATCAATGCCACATTAATTTGATAGCGTAGAAAGTCGTCCCTCTTTCACAGAAGTGGCACACGATCGGGTTTTTTCTGTTTGCACAGTtcatgcgcgatactgccccttgtaagcctcagcagacatgcgcattgccagatcatccgggaatctgaggtgacgcttctgcttctccgatcaacacaggattgggggggggggacattatcccactattcagaacggGGGGGGGGATCAATTTTTCAacgtggaggatttccagatatcgttgtcactgccaatttccagtAGTTTctggcagtcccctggtttgaatcggcaacgttaattcccagaacctccccccttccccccgcctctgaagcaatgtttgatttgcCACCTCccaacagttgggcacatgttcagtggacacccccccacacacacccaggaatcaccatctgatcacacatgctccaagaaaagagcatgatagtattggatgtctgatcgctcaacaacaggatgagtcgcattcttggatgctcgtctgattggccctgcatcgaatcaatattcagcggttcaaatttgagtgctacatACCCACTTTTAATGTAACATGTGACCGCAACcaaggactagctacatcaggggtgtgtggcctaatgtgcaaaggagttcctactacaaaaaagccctgtgcctgcCCCATTTGGGGTTTTGAGGGGCAGTGATTGCTCCTGCCCACCTTGCCTGGGGTGAGGGCCACTTTTTGCTTGGCTCTATTCAGGGGGTGGCAGTGATTCTGGGGGTCCGTGTGGACTTACTCCACTACCCAGAATTTGTAAGACTATCATTGAAATGATCTTACATCTCAGATAGAAATAACTCCTATCTTCATCTGAGGATCTGAATGGGAGAAACCACTGGCCTACCACGGCTGGCACTGagtgtctttcttttttgtcctGCCAGGTTTCTGGAGAAAAATGTCACCATGAAAAACTCCCTCAATCTTTATCGGCTGGCTCACGAACATGGTCACCATGCTCTGCTGCAAGCAGCCTTGGCCTACATCAGCCAACACTTTGGGGCCCTTGGCAAGAAAGACGACTTTCTGAGCTTAGAGTACCACTCACTGGTTGGCCTTATCTCCTCGGACAGGCTGGAAGTGGCCTCCGAGTTGACCGTCTACCAAGCCATCCGCAGCTGGGCAGAGTACATGCCATCTGTTCGCCTCCCTGTGTTTAAGGAGCTACTGGGGCATGTCCGTTTCCCCCTGCTGATTCCTGAGGAGATCATGGAAGTCCAAGCAGATGTCTCCGAGTATTACAGGCACATGCGTCTGAGGTGGAAGGAGTTGAATGGGACAGGAAGACTGTTAGAGAGCGGGGGGCTCAGGAAGGGCATGTACGACGACTGTTTTGTCTGCGTGGAAGTCCATGAAAACTGGACCGAGAACGGGGATAGCCTGCACTCTTACCTTCACTGTTTCGACCCTCACGCAGAGAAGTGGGAGAAGTTGCCGCCACTGAGATATCTAAGTTATTCTGGATGTGCGTCCTTGGATTTCAAACTTTACCTGTCCGGAGGCCAGACAGGGGAATGCACCTTTGTGGACAGCCTGTATGAGTATAATTCTTTGACTGGACAGTGGACTCAGCTTTCATCTATGTCCACAGCCCGGGCAGTGCATCCCTTTCTGGCTTGTGACAAGAATCTCTACGCTCTGGGAGGTTGCAGTGATACAGGTCCTCTGACTTCCGCCGAGACCTACAGTGTGAACCAGAGCACTTGGGCTCCTATCTCTAACCTGCCCCTCGCTTTGATGTACCCGGCTTCTGCCGTTCTCAATAATAAACTTTACCTCATAggagggaaagccaacaggaactACAGGGGCCTTCTTATCTATGACACAAGGACCGACTGGTGGAATGAAGTGCTCATGGAGTTTGCCTGCTACGGAGCAGCCGCCGTCTCTGTCGGTTCCGGGATGTACGTAATCGGTGGATACACAGAGGAAAGGGGCAGTTTTCTGGCCCACAGTGCCGTGGCCTCAGAGGAGATCCCTTCCAGCACCAAAGGGAGCTTTTACCTCCACGAAGATGGCAGAGTTGACTGGGAAGTCACCATCCCAGAGCTGCCGGTGGCCTTGACTTTTGCTTGTGCAGTGGAGCAGGGGCGGAAGATTTACCTGTTGGCCGGCAAAGATGATAACCGTTTGTACAACACCTGTTACAGCTGGGTTCCACAGGACACAAGCTGGATTCAGTGCCCAGAGGAAATCCCCACGACCGATGAAGGGAGAATATTCAGCTGCGCCATCTTGAAGATGCCCAAAAAGCCAATCCAGTTTCTTCTGCTGGAGATGTCAACAGCCTTGGCGATCGTTGGGGTGGAGGAGACCAAGAAAGGACAATCGAGTTTTTCTGCCAGAGAGGGCTGCAGCCTTAACTGCTGCTGGGGTGGACGATAGCAACCAATGCAATGAAACCTCATAACAAAGATCCTAAAATGGGACTGCCCTTCACCTGCagatatctttttttttatttcctggcCACTGTACATGAAATAACGAGCTGCTCAGGATGGACGTGATCACTAAGCATCACCCCCATGCTGTTGGACTCACCACTAGCTACAAAGTGATTATGTCTGTCCCAGACTCTTATTAAAAGCCTCAGGATATACTCTTAATGGctggctattttctccattgtcttaACTCAGCTAGAAGTTCTTTCTTTATTATActtctaccctgcctttcctcGGACTTTCTGTatgtaaagctgccttatacctttACCAAATCAAACCATTTGTCCATCTAGCTCAGGGGttgccaaagttgcttaatgtaagagctgcatagaataaatgttaagcTGTTTGAGAAccacgagacatgaacatcagatgtttgagagaaggaaagatggaagggagggaagggaaggaaggaaggaagcagagggagTAGTGAGTGAGAGATggggaaaagcaactttaaatttaaatgcattctccaagccactagctagcttggcttggataagtgatttaaagagagaaatgccttctccaagctggccagctgGGCAGTaagggctttgagaaccacatgatatgtgtcaaagagccacacatggctcctgagccacagttcagccacccctgatctagttcaTTACTGACTACACTGAcaggcagcagatctccagcatTTCAGAAAGGCCTTTCCCAACATCTGAGATCCTTTCTGAAGATGTCAAGGGTTGAAACCGAGGCTGAGAGAACATTGTTTTTTAACGTTTCGGATCTAACAGCGGTATCTAAGCCCTTGATTCAGCAGAATGCTGGGGAGGAACTTTGAGGAGGGATTGCTTGATCAGGTCACTCCCAATCTTTTAACAGCAGTTAAGGGATTGACCACTGACATCTGCA
Above is a window of Heteronotia binoei isolate CCM8104 ecotype False Entrance Well chromosome 7, APGP_CSIRO_Hbin_v1, whole genome shotgun sequence DNA encoding:
- the LOC132574695 gene encoding kelch-like protein 12 isoform X1 gives rise to the protein MDSQRDSDEEDGAEKSLQSHETYLCQGLKQLYQAQQLCDVTLEAEGKSFPCHQMLLASVSPYFRDIFIHSNGLQIKEFQLKDMASSTLHTLLNYLYTEELSLTLETAQDLFTAAGKLQILPLKEITGRFLEKNVTMKNSLNLYRLAHEHGHHALLQAALAYISQHFGALGKKDDFLSLEYHSLVGLISSDRLEVASELTVYQAIRSWAEYMPSVRLPVFKELLGHVRFPLLIPEEIMEVQADVSEYYRHMRLRWKELNGTGRLLESGGLRKGMYDDCFVCVEVHENWTENGDSLHSYLHCFDPHAEKWEKLPPLRYLSYSGCASLDFKLYLSGGQTGECTFVDSLYEYNSLTGQWTQLSSMSTARAVHPFLACDKNLYALGGCSDTGPLTSAETYSVNQSTWAPISNLPLALMYPASAVLNNKLYLIGGKANRNYRGLLIYDTRTDWWNEVLMEFACYGAAAVSVGSGMYVIGGYTEERGSFLAHSAVASEEIPSSTKGSFYLHEDGRVDWEVTIPELPVALTFACAVEQGRKIYLLAGKDDNRLYNTCYSWVPQDTSWIQCPEEIPTTDEGRIFSCAILKMPKKPIQFLLLEMSTALAIVGVEETKKGQSSFSAREGCSLNCCWGGR
- the LOC132574695 gene encoding kelch-like protein 12 isoform X2 is translated as MSGLETALPGSAALRCHLGGGRKELSLSPTFDLRILLVKYRMLLASVSPYFRDIFIHSNGLQIKEFQLKDMASSTLHTLLNYLYTEELSLTLETAQDLFTAAGKLQILPLKEITGRFLEKNVTMKNSLNLYRLAHEHGHHALLQAALAYISQHFGALGKKDDFLSLEYHSLVGLISSDRLEVASELTVYQAIRSWAEYMPSVRLPVFKELLGHVRFPLLIPEEIMEVQADVSEYYRHMRLRWKELNGTGRLLESGGLRKGMYDDCFVCVEVHENWTENGDSLHSYLHCFDPHAEKWEKLPPLRYLSYSGCASLDFKLYLSGGQTGECTFVDSLYEYNSLTGQWTQLSSMSTARAVHPFLACDKNLYALGGCSDTGPLTSAETYSVNQSTWAPISNLPLALMYPASAVLNNKLYLIGGKANRNYRGLLIYDTRTDWWNEVLMEFACYGAAAVSVGSGMYVIGGYTEERGSFLAHSAVASEEIPSSTKGSFYLHEDGRVDWEVTIPELPVALTFACAVEQGRKIYLLAGKDDNRLYNTCYSWVPQDTSWIQCPEEIPTTDEGRIFSCAILKMPKKPIQFLLLEMSTALAIVGVEETKKGQSSFSAREGCSLNCCWGGR